From the Halorhabdus utahensis DSM 12940 genome, one window contains:
- a CDS encoding alkaline phosphatase family protein has protein sequence MVLVVVGIDALDPDLVDPDMHPNLTLTSHRAIDTIDSHAGEPSTHELWPTIITGLPPSEHGLELDDGVAWENPFLRLGSDLAEFVLPDALQTRIGAWLLTNTGADAFRTPATYYGDKSIETVFDGRDAKPIGIPNYVVDPDAEDREHALRRSLGDLFERDPEATGGHRSSDPHEFYEQCMEMAMIRIARARRALRGDRHELVFAYTSGLDLIGHVTYDLHDLQMDAYAEIDEFVGELRNDLGEDDELLLVSDHGLQDGVHTSEAMVAGTNETMVDSIDSVLDVRAAIEAELRRTDHSPDEQALRRTQGDGDAVTEQLEDLGYI, from the coding sequence ATGGTTCTTGTCGTGGTTGGCATCGACGCGCTCGATCCGGATCTCGTCGATCCGGACATGCATCCGAACCTTACGCTCACCTCCCATCGAGCTATCGACACCATCGACAGCCACGCCGGCGAGCCAAGCACACACGAGCTCTGGCCGACGATCATCACCGGCCTTCCGCCGTCCGAACACGGCCTCGAACTCGACGACGGCGTGGCGTGGGAGAACCCGTTTCTCCGTCTCGGGAGTGACCTCGCCGAGTTCGTGCTGCCTGACGCGCTCCAGACACGTATCGGCGCGTGGCTGCTGACGAACACGGGGGCAGACGCGTTCCGGACACCGGCGACCTACTACGGGGACAAAAGCATCGAGACGGTGTTCGACGGCCGGGACGCAAAACCGATCGGGATCCCGAACTACGTCGTCGATCCGGACGCAGAGGACCGGGAACACGCGCTCCGGCGGAGTCTCGGTGATCTCTTCGAACGCGACCCGGAAGCGACTGGTGGGCATCGGAGTTCGGATCCCCACGAGTTTTACGAGCAATGTATGGAGATGGCAATGATCAGGATTGCCCGTGCCAGACGAGCGTTGCGAGGAGATCGTCATGAGCTCGTCTTCGCCTATACGAGTGGACTGGACCTCATCGGCCACGTCACCTACGACCTCCATGATCTACAGATGGACGCGTATGCTGAGATCGACGAGTTTGTCGGGGAACTCCGGAACGACCTGGGTGAAGACGATGAACTGCTGCTCGTCAGCGACCACGGTCTCCAGGACGGCGTCCATACGAGCGAAGCGATGGTCGCGGGAACGAACGAAACGATGGTCGACTCCATCGACAGTGTTCTCGACGTCCGAGCGGCGATCGAAGCCGAACTCCGTCGGACCGATCATTCGCCGGACGAGCAAGCCCTTCGGAGAACGCAGGGGGACGGAGATGCCGTCACGGAGCAATTGGAAGATCTAGGGTATATTTGA
- a CDS encoding rhomboid family intramembrane serine protease — protein MSAMVLALAPLPLTTSGIRATIDAVPLWAWQLVLAAGILLSVGILYRIARPRGRWGQRLRSRFVLGLPWGTLLGLAFVVCVYLFVQGGWGNLRDPVSLPFQATSYAYPLGILTAGFAHLGWSHLFGNLWAGLVFGSIAEFAWSHYPTERGSESFSSWHRHPFVRIGIVFVTILLTGLVTAAFSWGPIIGFSGVTYAMAGFALVFYPITTLVALVGWSRLWHVYSAFVSPYSVAEAQVRYDTVGWASTAIQGHAFGFLLGVFVAALLLRRRRRTGHPERIWLAAVIYGIANGLWRVYWFLGGGQYVQFKAVGTALVLVLAGLIVAAVAGPDRSAVSRLATGDRSSDSPRRLAAASVLLAVLITMSMVGAMVNLAAPAGGGLPDDAVELKDYEIAYAENVTNQQIAVFDLPYLDQATQVRTSGVIVTSEKRHLWRVAISKRALEARGSGRVLVGGVGWRSSLWATRSGWSVVGGNSTYRVFFDPKDREKRLVHTSSPAVADLTLANRTIELRPASDAFEVAIKRDNRTVDKVAIPEDGATTTVDGVTVTRSGRDLYASIDGTSIRIANRQVPPTRR, from the coding sequence ATGTCGGCCATGGTGTTAGCGCTGGCCCCGCTCCCGCTGACCACGAGTGGGATTCGTGCGACGATCGACGCCGTTCCCCTGTGGGCCTGGCAGCTGGTCTTGGCCGCCGGTATCCTCCTGTCTGTCGGTATTCTTTACCGGATCGCCCGCCCTCGGGGTCGGTGGGGGCAACGCTTGCGTTCGCGATTCGTTCTCGGCCTGCCCTGGGGGACCCTCCTCGGGCTCGCGTTCGTCGTCTGCGTCTATCTGTTTGTCCAGGGTGGATGGGGGAACCTCCGGGATCCCGTCAGCTTGCCGTTTCAGGCCACATCCTATGCGTATCCGCTCGGCATCCTCACCGCCGGGTTCGCTCACCTGGGCTGGAGTCACTTGTTCGGTAACCTCTGGGCGGGGCTCGTCTTCGGCTCGATCGCCGAGTTCGCCTGGAGCCATTACCCGACCGAACGCGGCAGCGAGTCGTTTTCGTCGTGGCATCGGCATCCGTTCGTCCGGATCGGGATCGTCTTCGTAACGATACTGCTCACCGGGCTGGTCACGGCGGCGTTCTCATGGGGCCCGATCATCGGCTTCTCGGGTGTTACGTACGCGATGGCCGGGTTCGCGCTTGTCTTTTACCCGATCACGACGCTGGTCGCCCTCGTGGGCTGGAGTCGGCTCTGGCACGTCTACAGTGCGTTCGTCTCGCCGTACTCCGTCGCGGAGGCACAGGTACGATATGACACTGTTGGCTGGGCGAGTACAGCCATTCAGGGCCATGCCTTCGGGTTCTTGCTCGGCGTGTTCGTCGCCGCGCTCCTGCTTCGACGGCGTCGGCGGACTGGACATCCCGAACGGATATGGCTCGCAGCCGTGATCTACGGCATCGCCAACGGGCTCTGGCGGGTGTATTGGTTCCTGGGTGGGGGACAGTACGTCCAGTTCAAGGCGGTCGGGACTGCGCTGGTGTTGGTGCTCGCGGGACTCATCGTCGCTGCCGTCGCCGGACCGGACCGGTCAGCAGTGTCGCGGCTGGCCACCGGCGATCGCTCGTCGGATTCACCGCGACGGCTGGCAGCGGCGAGCGTCCTGCTCGCGGTGCTGATAACGATGTCGATGGTCGGCGCGATGGTAAACCTCGCTGCCCCTGCCGGCGGCGGGCTCCCCGACGACGCTGTCGAACTCAAGGATTACGAGATCGCCTACGCCGAGAACGTTACCAACCAGCAGATCGCGGTGTTCGACCTGCCGTACCTCGATCAGGCGACGCAGGTCCGTACCAGCGGCGTCATCGTCACGAGCGAGAAGCGTCACCTCTGGCGGGTCGCGATATCGAAGCGCGCCCTGGAAGCGCGTGGCAGCGGTCGCGTTCTCGTCGGCGGCGTGGGCTGGCGCTCGTCACTCTGGGCGACGCGATCCGGCTGGTCGGTCGTCGGCGGGAACAGCACGTATCGCGTGTTTTTCGATCCCAAAGACCGCGAGAAGCGCCTGGTGCACACGTCATCACCGGCAGTTGCGGATCTCACGTTGGCAAACCGGACGATCGAGCTCCGGCCGGCGAGCGATGCGTTCGAAGTGGCGATCAAACGTGACAACCGGACAGTCGACAAAGTAGCTATTCCGGAAGACGGCGCCACGACGACTGTCGACGGTGTCACCGTCACTCGATCTGGCCGGGATCTCTATGCGAGTATCGACGGAACGTCAATCCGGATCGCCAATCGACAGGTGCCCCCGACTCGTCGGTGA
- a CDS encoding DUF5789 family protein — protein sequence MGVRPPADDGLSEPDVIEFGIPALDARLEDVSFPATAEELRETHGDLEVPYNASGNAVSLEEVLEEIDQRSFESEQELLNATHPVFERRRAENPSGIVGQIRSLMPF from the coding sequence ATGGGAGTTCGCCCACCAGCCGACGATGGTCTCTCGGAGCCGGACGTCATCGAGTTCGGAATCCCGGCGCTCGACGCACGCCTCGAAGACGTCTCGTTTCCCGCGACGGCCGAGGAGTTGCGCGAAACGCATGGCGATCTCGAAGTGCCGTACAACGCCTCTGGCAACGCCGTTTCCCTGGAGGAGGTGCTCGAAGAGATCGATCAGCGGAGCTTCGAGTCCGAACAGGAACTCCTCAACGCAACCCACCCCGTGTTCGAACGGCGACGAGCGGAAAACCCGAGCGGGATTGTCGGGCAAATACGCTCGCTGATGCCGTTTTGA
- the aglJ gene encoding S-layer glycoprotein N-glycosyltransferase AglJ, with product MHTRDDVCVLIPTYNEAAAIGDVIDGFQAEGLENVLVIDGGSRDDTQEIAAEHGARVVEQSGSGKGQAVREAFEYIDAPYVLMVDGDGTYRPADADALLEPLLSGDADHVIGNRFADMESGAMTRLNRVGNRLINRAFAGIHGRNFVDILSGYRAMTRDSIERFDLTSAGFGIETELSVECVKHNITTEVVPIRYESRPEDTETNLRPFRDGAVILLTLYRMAKTNNPLFYFGSVGTASLLVGALLGVYVAVEWFTRNISHEVIALVAAVGIIFGVQLLVFGVLSDMIVKLHREQMHRLDQVLDADRKTEDGSRD from the coding sequence ATGCATACTCGCGACGATGTCTGCGTTCTCATCCCCACCTACAACGAGGCGGCGGCCATCGGCGATGTCATCGACGGCTTCCAGGCCGAAGGCCTCGAAAACGTGCTCGTCATCGATGGCGGTTCCAGAGACGACACTCAGGAGATCGCCGCCGAGCACGGCGCACGCGTCGTCGAACAATCTGGCAGCGGGAAAGGCCAGGCCGTCCGAGAGGCATTCGAGTACATCGACGCACCGTACGTCCTCATGGTGGACGGCGACGGCACCTACCGACCGGCAGACGCCGATGCCCTCCTGGAACCACTCCTTTCGGGCGACGCTGACCACGTCATTGGCAATCGTTTCGCGGACATGGAATCGGGCGCGATGACGCGACTCAACCGCGTCGGCAACCGACTCATCAACCGGGCGTTCGCGGGAATCCACGGTCGGAACTTTGTCGACATCCTCTCGGGATATCGGGCAATGACCCGCGATTCGATCGAACGCTTTGACCTTACTTCGGCAGGCTTCGGCATCGAGACCGAACTCTCCGTCGAGTGTGTCAAGCATAATATTACCACCGAGGTTGTTCCAATCCGCTACGAGAGTCGGCCCGAAGACACCGAGACAAACCTCCGGCCGTTCCGTGATGGTGCGGTCATCCTTCTGACGCTGTACCGGATGGCCAAGACGAACAATCCGCTGTTTTATTTCGGCAGCGTCGGGACGGCGAGTCTCCTCGTTGGCGCACTGCTCGGGGTCTACGTCGCGGTCGAGTGGTTCACACGGAATATCTCCCACGAGGTGATCGCCCTCGTTGCCGCCGTCGGGATCATTTTCGGCGTCCAATTGCTCGTCTTCGGCGTCCTTTCAGACATGATCGTCAAACTCCACCGCGAGCAGATGCACCGCCTCGATCAGGTGCTTGACGCTGATCGCAAAACTGAGGACGGATCACGGGACTGA
- a CDS encoding sulfatase, whose translation MAAPNVIWITLDSVRSDHTTIGGYERDTTPYLADLASAGFGFDTCISHGNSTHPSSGTILTGLSPSRNTVGITGDVLPDSVTTVSERFSEAGYHTACLSRNSYVSSATGLDRGFDRFQWLASETITELPLSTLIKYVRNIRTHSAGLTLDTAKHASPYLMNETAKRWLADMRTEQPFFFYLHYNEPHRPYYPPLSYIDKYTDDIEMSPREAAEFALDVHYNMEKIVANGCELDDREWAALRAMYDAEIAYTDEMIERLVDHVRSLPLEETVIVVTADHGELFGEYGLLSHSYVLTDAVTRVPLVLAGLNEELTVGEDDLLQHTDVMRTLLEVAGADTDGMLGVDLRSEQREYAVSQRGPVEFDEFYEYNEDFDASRFHLPALTALRTDTYRYQESESGSDLFALPDEESDVTEDRPEIAAELSGSLEKWLDEHGQPVGAGERGEFSGAVQRQLRDLGYVD comes from the coding sequence ATGGCCGCGCCAAACGTCATCTGGATTACGCTCGATAGCGTCCGATCCGATCACACAACGATTGGCGGCTACGAGCGCGACACGACGCCTTACCTGGCGGATCTCGCATCGGCCGGCTTCGGCTTCGATACGTGCATAAGCCATGGGAATTCCACACATCCCTCGAGTGGTACGATCCTGACCGGTCTCTCCCCCTCTCGTAATACCGTGGGGATCACCGGCGACGTTCTGCCTGATAGTGTCACGACAGTGTCCGAGCGTTTTTCGGAGGCAGGATACCACACGGCATGTCTTTCGCGTAATTCATACGTCAGCTCCGCGACAGGGCTCGACCGTGGATTCGATCGATTCCAGTGGCTCGCCTCGGAGACGATAACGGAGCTTCCGCTATCCACGTTGATCAAGTATGTCCGGAATATTCGAACGCACTCTGCTGGCCTGACACTGGACACGGCTAAACACGCTTCACCGTACCTCATGAACGAGACGGCCAAGCGTTGGCTTGCGGACATGCGTACCGAGCAGCCGTTTTTCTTCTATCTGCACTACAATGAGCCCCATCGTCCGTACTATCCACCGCTATCCTATATCGACAAGTACACCGACGACATCGAAATGAGTCCACGTGAAGCTGCCGAGTTCGCGCTCGATGTTCACTATAATATGGAGAAAATTGTTGCTAACGGGTGCGAGCTCGATGATCGGGAGTGGGCGGCACTCCGGGCAATGTACGACGCAGAGATCGCGTACACCGACGAGATGATCGAGCGGCTCGTCGATCACGTGCGATCGCTCCCGCTCGAGGAAACGGTAATCGTCGTGACAGCGGACCACGGTGAACTCTTCGGCGAGTACGGACTCCTTTCACACAGTTATGTCTTGACGGACGCCGTGACGCGGGTTCCACTCGTCCTCGCTGGCCTGAACGAGGAACTGACCGTCGGTGAAGACGATCTACTCCAGCACACAGATGTCATGCGAACGCTGCTGGAGGTGGCCGGTGCCGATACCGATGGCATGCTAGGAGTCGATCTCCGATCAGAACAACGGGAGTATGCTGTTTCACAGCGCGGTCCGGTCGAGTTCGATGAGTTCTACGAGTACAACGAGGACTTCGACGCCTCCCGATTCCATCTACCGGCTCTGACCGCGCTTCGGACCGATACGTACCGCTATCAGGAGAGTGAATCGGGATCGGATCTGTTCGCGCTTCCGGATGAAGAATCTGACGTGACGGAGGATCGCCCGGAGATTGCCGCCGAGTTATCCGGGAGCCTCGAGAAGTGGCTCGATGAACACGGCCAGCCAGTCGGTGCCGGAGAGCGCGGCGAGTTCTCCGGAGCCGTCCAACGACAGTTGCGAGATCTCGGGTACGTGGACTGA
- a CDS encoding METTL5 family protein, with amino-acid sequence MSTKRQLAQQLGVVVGFDEPAAALEQYRTPPTVAAHLVHLADLNDDVAGRTVVDLGCGTGMLALAAALRGPSQVLGVDVDPSPLSTARANRRRIGTQTTVSWVRADATEPPLCPSDPVTVVMNPPFGAQSGNEHADRAFLATAADIASVSYSIHNAGSADFVEAFAADNGGTVTAAYGSTMSLPRQFSFHDADSKEIDVELFRIEWQTESS; translated from the coding sequence ATGAGTACCAAACGACAGCTGGCCCAGCAACTGGGTGTCGTCGTCGGGTTCGACGAGCCAGCGGCAGCACTCGAACAGTACCGGACGCCTCCCACGGTTGCGGCGCATCTCGTCCATCTGGCGGACCTCAACGACGATGTCGCGGGACGGACTGTCGTCGATCTGGGTTGTGGAACGGGGATGCTCGCGCTCGCCGCGGCCCTTCGTGGACCGTCACAGGTACTCGGCGTCGACGTCGATCCATCACCGCTCTCGACTGCGCGGGCCAACCGGCGACGGATCGGGACTCAGACGACAGTCTCCTGGGTGCGAGCTGACGCAACCGAACCCCCCCTATGTCCGTCCGATCCAGTCACCGTGGTAATGAACCCACCGTTCGGTGCCCAATCCGGGAACGAACACGCAGACAGGGCGTTTCTGGCGACCGCCGCCGACATCGCGTCGGTCTCGTACTCGATCCACAACGCGGGCAGCGCCGACTTCGTCGAGGCCTTCGCCGCCGACAACGGGGGCACGGTGACGGCAGCGTATGGGTCGACGATGTCGCTTCCGCGGCAGTTCTCGTTCCACGACGCCGATTCGAAGGAGATAGACGTCGAGCTATTCCGGATCGAATGGCAGACCGAGTCATCGTGA
- a CDS encoding sulfatase-like hydrolase/transferase codes for MADPNVLLVILDSVRARNCSVYGHYNETTPFLAEFAREATRYEQARSPGARSVTSHTSIFSGLHVEEHNVTAAKYRLDPSRSVFDRLRREGYSTGVFSANNWITDVDVGLADGFEHVVGARNAMFPDALNPESFVSHHGKGQYGAFLRAALTSGMPFRSLANGLSTKLSTDYPTLVPEFMKASTPARTYVDAFLEWHQEQSEPWAACVNLMDAHIPYEPDEEHDLWGGERLQTLHDSFDDHKWDFSAGRRPWWQKRAVEALYDGAIREMDAELRRLIGKLRDRGALDDTLLVITSDHGEGFGEPSDLRPGIRIAEHGVGIHDVLLHVPLLVSFPGQSDGVSVDSPASLTEFPRVVEQVRDSEGSPDAFCPDGPVIASAVGLDQPLQERASEYVDDLSPWLSTSRAAFEEISDQCAVRKACVDRDRSATIHVRNAQTSFPVGNDGDGRDGVDAAFEGISDAGVRDEGGGVDDIGDGTYQRLEDLGYV; via the coding sequence ATGGCAGATCCCAACGTTCTGCTGGTTATTCTAGATAGCGTTCGGGCACGGAACTGCAGCGTTTACGGCCATTACAACGAGACGACTCCGTTCCTTGCGGAGTTTGCCCGTGAAGCGACACGCTACGAGCAAGCACGCTCGCCCGGTGCCCGTAGCGTGACGAGCCATACGAGTATTTTCTCCGGCCTGCACGTCGAGGAGCACAACGTGACGGCTGCGAAGTACCGACTGGACCCGTCGCGTTCGGTCTTCGACCGATTGCGGCGGGAGGGCTATTCGACGGGTGTGTTCTCGGCGAACAACTGGATAACGGACGTCGATGTCGGACTGGCCGACGGCTTCGAGCACGTCGTCGGTGCACGGAACGCGATGTTTCCCGATGCATTGAATCCGGAATCGTTCGTCTCACACCACGGGAAAGGCCAATACGGTGCGTTTCTACGGGCCGCACTCACCAGTGGGATGCCGTTCCGATCACTTGCAAACGGCCTCAGTACGAAGCTTTCGACGGATTATCCGACACTCGTCCCGGAGTTCATGAAGGCGTCGACCCCGGCGCGGACCTATGTCGATGCGTTTCTGGAGTGGCACCAGGAGCAGTCCGAACCGTGGGCCGCCTGCGTCAATCTAATGGACGCCCATATCCCATACGAACCAGACGAAGAACATGATCTGTGGGGTGGTGAGCGGTTGCAGACGCTACACGATTCGTTCGACGATCACAAGTGGGACTTCTCGGCCGGTCGACGTCCCTGGTGGCAGAAACGTGCTGTCGAAGCCCTATACGACGGGGCGATCAGAGAGATGGACGCCGAGCTACGGCGACTGATCGGCAAACTTCGGGACCGAGGTGCGCTGGACGACACACTCCTGGTAATCACCAGTGATCACGGCGAGGGGTTCGGCGAGCCGAGCGATCTCCGGCCGGGTATTCGGATTGCCGAACATGGGGTCGGGATCCACGACGTCCTGTTACACGTCCCGCTACTCGTTTCCTTCCCTGGACAATCCGATGGGGTGTCGGTCGACTCACCCGCGTCTCTCACGGAGTTCCCGCGTGTGGTCGAGCAGGTTCGCGACAGCGAGGGGAGTCCCGACGCGTTCTGCCCCGATGGACCGGTGATCGCCTCCGCTGTCGGACTCGACCAACCGCTTCAGGAACGGGCAAGTGAGTATGTAGATGATCTTTCGCCGTGGCTGTCTACGTCACGAGCGGCCTTCGAGGAGATAAGCGACCAGTGCGCGGTCAGAAAGGCATGCGTCGATCGCGATCGATCCGCGACGATTCACGTTCGAAACGCACAAACGTCGTTTCCTGTCGGGAACGATGGCGACGGCAGAGACGGTGTCGATGCCGCGTTCGAGGGGATCTCCGACGCCGGTGTGCGAGACGAGGGCGGGGGCGTTGACGATATCGGCGACGGTACCTATCAGCGCCTCGAGGACCTGGGCTACGTGTAG
- a CDS encoding RNA-guided endonuclease InsQ/TnpB family protein — translation MEVRRTVPIALDVDSDEAALLEDTVDTFLWSAQYVVDHAFHGEYVTTSKTTLDDETYDDVREKTDGFNGGLVQAARNKAAEACKSVVARWKQGKKASKPTFTSPHVVYDHRTATFHDDYVSLATTDGRVEADYVLPDEDSDTPHSEYLFSDEYEITGAELHSQDGDWVLHIHCKKEVESDTSKQATPENGTVLGVDLGVNNLAVTSTGTFWTGNEFDHWRREYEKRRGSLQQCGTRWAHENMQSVGRKEEGRFKLMLHRIANELVAEARENECAVIAFEDLTDIRERTGASWGHKWAFDRLYEYVEYKSEEHGITVEQVDPENTSRRCSLCGFTHPDNRDSEDFECLKCGYENHADYNAAKNIGLRYLRRNQTGGDGGAPLGVRLNSGMLNVNGGYSPAEVVRDGKAVS, via the coding sequence ATGGAGGTGCGGCGTACTGTCCCCATTGCGCTCGACGTGGACAGCGATGAAGCTGCACTCCTCGAAGACACCGTAGACACGTTCCTCTGGTCGGCACAGTACGTCGTAGACCACGCGTTCCACGGCGAGTACGTCACCACGAGTAAGACGACGCTCGATGACGAAACCTACGACGACGTGCGAGAGAAAACGGACGGATTCAACGGTGGGCTGGTACAAGCCGCTCGGAACAAAGCCGCGGAAGCCTGCAAAAGCGTCGTCGCACGCTGGAAACAGGGTAAGAAAGCCTCGAAACCGACGTTCACCAGCCCACACGTCGTCTACGACCACCGCACCGCGACGTTCCACGATGACTACGTGAGTCTCGCCACCACGGATGGTCGCGTGGAAGCCGACTACGTACTGCCTGACGAGGATAGTGACACGCCGCACTCGGAGTACCTGTTTTCAGATGAATACGAAATTACGGGTGCGGAACTACACTCCCAAGACGGCGACTGGGTACTTCACATCCACTGCAAGAAGGAAGTGGAGTCCGACACGTCGAAACAGGCGACACCTGAGAACGGAACGGTTCTCGGGGTTGACCTCGGCGTGAATAACCTCGCGGTCACCTCGACGGGAACGTTCTGGACGGGCAACGAGTTCGACCACTGGCGGCGTGAGTACGAGAAGCGGCGTGGCTCACTCCAGCAGTGCGGGACGCGCTGGGCGCACGAGAATATGCAGTCCGTCGGTCGGAAAGAGGAAGGGCGGTTCAAGTTGATGTTGCACCGAATCGCCAACGAACTCGTCGCTGAAGCTCGTGAGAATGAGTGTGCGGTCATTGCGTTTGAGGACTTGACCGACATTCGTGAACGGACTGGCGCGTCGTGGGGGCACAAATGGGCGTTTGACCGCCTGTACGAGTACGTTGAGTACAAATCCGAGGAACACGGCATCACAGTTGAGCAGGTTGACCCTGAGAACACGTCACGGCGTTGCTCGCTCTGTGGGTTCACGCACCCCGATAACCGTGATAGCGAGGACTTCGAGTGCCTGAAGTGCGGGTACGAGAACCACGCCGACTACAACGCCGCGAAGAACATCGGGTTACGGTATCTCCGTCGCAACCAAACTGGGGGCGACGGAGGCGCACCCTTGGGCGTGCGCTTAAACAGCGGGATGTTGAACGTGAATGGAGGCTATTCTCCTGCCGAGGTCGTTCGAGACGGCAAAGCCGTCTCGTGA